From the genome of Ziziphus jujuba cultivar Dongzao chromosome 6, ASM3175591v1, one region includes:
- the LOC107410012 gene encoding probable serine/threonine-protein kinase WNK5 isoform X2, with product MYKTRLGRCGDGSKVQTGYVETDPSGRYGRYREILGKGAMKIVYRAFDEVLGMEVAWNQIKLNDVFRSPEELQRLYSEVHLLKTLRHDSIIRFYTTWIDPTRRTFNFITEMFTSGTLREYRQKYQHVDIRAVKNWARQILHGIAYLHGLDQPVIHRDLKCDNIFVNGHLGQVKIGDLGLAAVLRGSKHAHSVIGTPEFMAPELYEEDYNELVDIYSFGMCVLEMLTSEYPYSECSNPAQIYKKVTSGKLPAAFYRIQDEEAKRFVGLCLQNVSKRLPAKELLLDPFLACDDDDGELLSSPKVTIEEPLQNGATAMEKSSMVSDIEKSTNMTITGTMDPEDDTIFLKVQISNKDGNDGRNIYFPFDILNDTAIDVATEMVKELEISDWKPSEIAQMIEKEISSLVPSWNAWGGSPRELNDHQHSFRFEDEDEYDNDDIVHHPFFSSSCSSSHTSLPGLNSPRFHSRNNMNSCSNLLQDDDPYINDDASSQCSMNSFNYSNINYCSVHEDDYNSSLRGPGDSFSTAMPQESTRLCPTETLNITANHYNNHRKSHKETQRAYGLKHHQPTKLCRIQSFVDLRSQLLHRSLLEEIHKRRLFKTVGSVENIGFQEI from the exons tACAGGGAAATTCTTGGCAAGGGAGCGATGaagatagtatacagagcatttgaCGAGGTACTTGGAATGGAAGTGGCATGGAACCAAATCAAACTCAACGACGTGTTTCGTTCTCCTGAAGAACTCCAAAGGCTCTACTCCGAGGTTCACCTCCTCAAGACCCTACGTCACGATTCCATTATCAGATTCTACACCACTTGGATCGATCCTACTCGCAGAACCTTCAACTTCATCACTGAAATGTTCACCTCTGGCACTCTCAGAGA GTACAGACAGAAATATCAGCATGTAGATATTCGAGCGGTCAAGAACTGGGCTCGCCAAATATTACATGGGATTGCTTATTTGCACGGTCTTGATCAGCCCGTAATTCACAGAGACCTCAAGTGCGATAACATCTTTGTCAATGGACATCTTGGGCAGGTCAAAATTGGTGATTTAGGATTGGCTGCTGTTCTTCGTGGCTCAAAGCATGCCCACAGCGTTATAG GTACACCTGAATTTATGGCACCGGAATTGTATGAAGAGGATTACAATGAACTGGTAGATATATACTCCTTCGGCATGTGTGTCTTGGAGATGCTTACTTCCGAGTACCCTTATAGCGAATGCTCAAATCCTGCTCAGATCTACAAGAAAGTGACTTCG GGGAAATTACCTGCTGCGTTCTACAGGATTCAAGACGAGGAGGCTAAAAGATTTGTGGGTTTATGTTTGCAAAATGTCTCAAAAAGACTGCCAGCTAAGGAGCTCTTGCTCGACCCGTTTCTAGCATGCGACGATGATGATGGAGAGCTGTTGAGCTCCCCGAAAGTCACAATTGAGGAACCACTTCAGAATGGAGCAACAGCAATGGAAAAGTCATCAATGGTCTCTGATATAGAAAAGAGCACAAACATGACAATAACCGGGACGATGGACCCTGAAGATGATACAATTTTTCTCAAAGTTCAGATTTCTAATAAGGATG GTAATGATGGCAGAAATATTTACTTCCCGTTCGACATACTAAACGACACTGCAATTGATGTAGCAACGGAGATGGTCAAAGAATTGGAAATCAGTGATTGGAAACCATCTGAGATTGCCCaaatgatagagaaagagatATCTTCTCTAGTTCCAAGTTGGAATGCTTGGGGAGGTTCACCAAGAGAACTCAATGATCATCAGCACAGCTTTAGATTCGAAGACGAAGACGAATACGATAACGATGATATTGTTCATCATCCTTTCTTCTCATCTTCCTGTTCTTCATCACACACTTCTCTTCCGGGTCTCAACTCTCCCCGTTTTCATTCCCGGAACAACATGAATTCTTGCTCAAATTTGCTTCAGG aTGATGATCCGTATATCAATGATGATGCAAGCTCTCAATGCTCCATGAACTCCTTCAACTACTCCAATATAAACTACTGCTCAGTCCATGAAGATGACTATAATTCAAGTCTCAGAGGACCAGGAGATTCCTTCTCAACTGCAATGCCTCAGGAATCTACAAGATTATGTCCCACAGAGACCTTGAACATTACTGCTAATCACTATAATAATCATCGCAAATCCCATAAAGAGACACAAAGAGCTTATGGCTTAAAACACCACCAACCTACCAAATTGTGTAGGATTCAATCGTTTGTGGACTTGCGCAGTCAGTTGTTGCATCGTTCTCTGCTGGAAGAGATACACAAAAGACGCTTGTTTAAGACTGTCGGTTCCGTTGAGAACATTGGATTTCAGGAAATATAA
- the LOC107410012 gene encoding probable serine/threonine-protein kinase WNK5 isoform X1, giving the protein MYKTRLGRCGDGSKVQTGYVETDPSGRYGRYREILGKGAMKIVYRAFDEVLGMEVAWNQIKLNDVFRSPEELQRLYSEVHLLKTLRHDSIIRFYTTWIDPTRRTFNFITEMFTSGTLREYRQKYQHVDIRAVKNWARQILHGIAYLHGLDQPVIHRDLKCDNIFVNGHLGQVKIGDLGLAAVLRGSKHAHSVIGTPEFMAPELYEEDYNELVDIYSFGMCVLEMLTSEYPYSECSNPAQIYKKVTSGKLPAAFYRIQDEEAKRFVGLCLQNVSKRLPAKELLLDPFLACDDDDGELLSSPKVTIEEPLQNGATAMEKSSMVSDIEKSTNMTITGTMDPEDDTIFLKVQISNKDGELYTGNDGRNIYFPFDILNDTAIDVATEMVKELEISDWKPSEIAQMIEKEISSLVPSWNAWGGSPRELNDHQHSFRFEDEDEYDNDDIVHHPFFSSSCSSSHTSLPGLNSPRFHSRNNMNSCSNLLQDDDPYINDDASSQCSMNSFNYSNINYCSVHEDDYNSSLRGPGDSFSTAMPQESTRLCPTETLNITANHYNNHRKSHKETQRAYGLKHHQPTKLCRIQSFVDLRSQLLHRSLLEEIHKRRLFKTVGSVENIGFQEI; this is encoded by the exons tACAGGGAAATTCTTGGCAAGGGAGCGATGaagatagtatacagagcatttgaCGAGGTACTTGGAATGGAAGTGGCATGGAACCAAATCAAACTCAACGACGTGTTTCGTTCTCCTGAAGAACTCCAAAGGCTCTACTCCGAGGTTCACCTCCTCAAGACCCTACGTCACGATTCCATTATCAGATTCTACACCACTTGGATCGATCCTACTCGCAGAACCTTCAACTTCATCACTGAAATGTTCACCTCTGGCACTCTCAGAGA GTACAGACAGAAATATCAGCATGTAGATATTCGAGCGGTCAAGAACTGGGCTCGCCAAATATTACATGGGATTGCTTATTTGCACGGTCTTGATCAGCCCGTAATTCACAGAGACCTCAAGTGCGATAACATCTTTGTCAATGGACATCTTGGGCAGGTCAAAATTGGTGATTTAGGATTGGCTGCTGTTCTTCGTGGCTCAAAGCATGCCCACAGCGTTATAG GTACACCTGAATTTATGGCACCGGAATTGTATGAAGAGGATTACAATGAACTGGTAGATATATACTCCTTCGGCATGTGTGTCTTGGAGATGCTTACTTCCGAGTACCCTTATAGCGAATGCTCAAATCCTGCTCAGATCTACAAGAAAGTGACTTCG GGGAAATTACCTGCTGCGTTCTACAGGATTCAAGACGAGGAGGCTAAAAGATTTGTGGGTTTATGTTTGCAAAATGTCTCAAAAAGACTGCCAGCTAAGGAGCTCTTGCTCGACCCGTTTCTAGCATGCGACGATGATGATGGAGAGCTGTTGAGCTCCCCGAAAGTCACAATTGAGGAACCACTTCAGAATGGAGCAACAGCAATGGAAAAGTCATCAATGGTCTCTGATATAGAAAAGAGCACAAACATGACAATAACCGGGACGATGGACCCTGAAGATGATACAATTTTTCTCAAAGTTCAGATTTCTAATAAGGATG GTGAATTATATACAGGTAATGATGGCAGAAATATTTACTTCCCGTTCGACATACTAAACGACACTGCAATTGATGTAGCAACGGAGATGGTCAAAGAATTGGAAATCAGTGATTGGAAACCATCTGAGATTGCCCaaatgatagagaaagagatATCTTCTCTAGTTCCAAGTTGGAATGCTTGGGGAGGTTCACCAAGAGAACTCAATGATCATCAGCACAGCTTTAGATTCGAAGACGAAGACGAATACGATAACGATGATATTGTTCATCATCCTTTCTTCTCATCTTCCTGTTCTTCATCACACACTTCTCTTCCGGGTCTCAACTCTCCCCGTTTTCATTCCCGGAACAACATGAATTCTTGCTCAAATTTGCTTCAGG aTGATGATCCGTATATCAATGATGATGCAAGCTCTCAATGCTCCATGAACTCCTTCAACTACTCCAATATAAACTACTGCTCAGTCCATGAAGATGACTATAATTCAAGTCTCAGAGGACCAGGAGATTCCTTCTCAACTGCAATGCCTCAGGAATCTACAAGATTATGTCCCACAGAGACCTTGAACATTACTGCTAATCACTATAATAATCATCGCAAATCCCATAAAGAGACACAAAGAGCTTATGGCTTAAAACACCACCAACCTACCAAATTGTGTAGGATTCAATCGTTTGTGGACTTGCGCAGTCAGTTGTTGCATCGTTCTCTGCTGGAAGAGATACACAAAAGACGCTTGTTTAAGACTGTCGGTTCCGTTGAGAACATTGGATTTCAGGAAATATAA
- the LOC107407516 gene encoding uncharacterized protein LOC107407516 produces the protein MGLNRDPLTSSQQLIVRALLHCIALFCSAPPPTTNQPDLPTPTHRPLIHFHHININLYIYIYIYIYKYIIQLSQISIFIFYFLLLLVRYASMALMRTRSRIANPAPPPSPIPTAKGSRSASNEILAQFLDNTLHIPDLTLPASHFPETPASRLRRQPATPADVDLRSLLSSSGSIDRLLGSAKEFGAFLIRGHGVSVDELRSLVREADWALLGNSENPRGFVVRRNGDREEMVWIRNGNERMESLQQVERYRDFSEKMDSIANKLDAIAEQLSQVFYTNAEKQPSQKIIQGKEIALSLYRYNHQNSMEQNPALHDEIQKELFEHALSLHLPIEPCEFHIQSEAGPLTFNAGTETIIVTVGKQLEEWSNKEFKSVTGITTFSPHINGSQPSFSIELRFSTSSLKNVVERNFKTISIVDQIIIAIMFALVYKFFVFISSLITGT, from the exons ATGGGGCTAAACCGGGACCCATTGACGAGCTCACAACAACTCATTGTACGTGCACTCCTACACTGCATTGCTCTGTTCTGCTCTGCTCCACCACCAACCACCAACCAGCCGGACCTCCCAACTCCAACCCACCGTCCACTCATTCACTTTCATCATATCAAtatcaatctatatatatatatatatatatatatatataaatatataattcaacTTTCCCAaatttccatcttcatcttctactttttattgttgCTTGTAAGATACGCTTCCATGGCTCTCATGCGCACCAGAAGTCGCATAGCTAATCCTGCACCCCCACCGTCTCCGATCCCCACCGCCAAAGGATCGCGTTCGGCTTCCAATGAGATCCTCGCTCAGTTTCTCGATAACACCCTCCACATCCCCGACCTCACCTTGCCTGCTTCTCACTTCCCGGAGACCCCCGCCTCACGTCTTCGTCGTCAACCAGCGACTCCCGCCGACGTTGATCTCCGTTCGCTTCTCTCGTCTTCCGGCTCCATCGATAGGCTTCTGGGTTCGGCTAAGGAATTCGGCGCATTTCTCATCAGAGGCCATGGGGTTTCTGTCGACGAGCTGCGATCGTTGGTTCGAGAAGCTGATTGGGCATTATTGGGGAATTCGGAAAATCCGAGAGGTTTCGTTGTTCGGCGAAATGGTGATCGGGAGGAGATGGTTTGGATTCGTAATGGGAATGAAAGAATGGAATCGTTGCAACAGGTTGAAAGATATCGGGACTTCAG TGAAAAGATGGACAGCATTGCGAATAAACTCGATGCAATTGCGGAGCAACTAAGTCAAGTTTTCTATACAAATGCAGAAAAGCAGCCATCTCAGAAGATAATTCAGGGCAAGGAAATTGCTCTTAGTTTGTACAGATACAACCACCAAAATTCCATGGAACAAAACCCTGCACTACACGACGAGATACAGAAGGAATTGTTTGAGCATGCTTTAAGCCTTCACCTTCCCATTGAGCCTTGTGAATTTCATATCCAATCGGAGGCAGGTCCTCTGACTTTTAATGCAGGCACAGAGACAATAATTGTCACTGTTGGGAAACAGCTAGAG GAATGgagcaataaggaatttaaaagtGTTACTGGGATAACGACCTTTAGTCCACACATCAATGGAAGCCAACCCTCTTTCTCTATAGAGCTGAGGTTTTCAACTTCAAGTTTAAAGAATGTTGTGGAGAGAAATTTTAAGACAATCTCCATCGTCGATCAGATCATAATTGCAATAATGTTTGCTTTGGTATACAAATTTTTTGTGTTCATATCTTCACTAATTACAGGAACATAG
- the LOC107431025 gene encoding transcription repressor OFP1 translates to MGNYKFRLSDMMPNAWFYKLKDMGKSRNHGFSQTRKKKQPTLQESKPKQQPHHQCHPRKSYYFTRELTHPGDRIYASPTNPKTPETIFPDPPRKSDKQRARRRRRRGGGGGSSSSPKLVASSVSAGCSCRATLESVWTKSDSPPEYYYSSSSPFDTSPESPPELTEVRCDRVLATETTFDGMVSWSAAAASCGFHENFEANDIVIDVDKTSLCKKSVIPDGLDSLSELELPPIITKPSKFNDMVRDVKKKESRESGRHRRSSTGFEEKDSLSVKVVKEERVSSLKEQRNSSVRRFALNSPGVKLRVNSPRIGSKRVVQSNGRKSVSSSSLSSSRRRSLSESFAIVKSSFDPQKDFRESMVEMIVENNIRASKDLEDLLACYLSLNSDEYHDLIIKVFKQIWFDLTDISSK, encoded by the coding sequence ATGGGTAATTATAAGTTTAGGCTATCAGATATGATGCCCAATGCTTGGTTCTACAAGCTCAAAGACATGGGTAAATCCAGAAACCATGGCTTTTCTCAAACGAGGAAGAAAAAGCAACCCACATTACAAGAATCTAAACCAAAACAACAACCCCACCACCAATGTCATCCAAGAAAATCCTACTACTTCACAAGGGAACTCACCCACCCAGGTGATAGAATCTATGCTTCCCCAACAAATCCAAAAACCCCAGAAACAATTTTCCCTGACCCACCTAGAAAATCAGACAAACAGAGagccagaagaagaagaagacgtggtggtggtggtgggtcttcttcttctccaaagCTCGTCGCTTCCTCTGTCTCTGCCGGATGTAGTTGCCGTGCTACGCTTGAATCCGTCTGGACTAAATCCGATTCACCACCAGAGTACTACTACTCATCGTCTTCGCCTTTCGATACCTCGCCAGAGTCGCCGCCGGAACTTACTGAAGTCCGGTGTGACAGAGTTCTTGCTACCGAAACGACATTCGATGGTATGGTTTCGTGGTctgctgctgctgcttcctGTGgcttccatgaaaattttgaagctaACGATATCGTAATCGACGTGGATAAAACTTCTCTGTGTAAGAAATCGGTTATCCCAGATGGGTTAGATTCGTTATCGGAGCTCGAACTCCCTCCGATTATAACGAAGCCATCGAAATTCAACGACATGGTTAGAGAtgtgaagaagaaagagagcAGAGAATCAGGAAGACATAGAAGAAGCTCAACTGGGTTCGAAGAAAAAGACTCTCTTTCAGTCAAAGTCGTCAAGGAAGAAAGAGTTTCTTCCTTGAAAGAACAGAGGAATAGTTCTGTACGGAGATTCGCATTGAATTCGCCTGGTGTGAAGCTTCGAGTCAATTCTCCGAGAATTGGAAGCAAAAGGGTGGTTCAGAGCAACGGTCGGAAAAGTGTGTCGTCGTCGTCGTTGTCGAGCTCCCGGAGGAGGAGTCTCTCCGAGAGCTTTGCGATAGTGAAGTCTTCTTTTGACCCACAGAAAGATTTCAGAGAATCAATGGTGGAGATGATTGTGGAGAACAACATCAGAGCTTCGAAAGATTTGGAAGATCTTCTTGCATGTTATCTTTCTCTCAATTCTGATGAGTATCACGACCTCATCATCAAGGTCTTCAAGCAAATCTGGTTCGACCTCACAGATATCTCATCCAAgtaa